In Curtobacterium sp. L6-1, a genomic segment contains:
- a CDS encoding metal ABC transporter solute-binding protein, Zn/Mn family, with protein sequence MHSRRFLALPLVAGAAALALTGCANSSSSSSSSDDGGVVTVVASTNVYGSIVETIGGDRVDVTSILDDPSQDPHSFESSAKTQLAVSKADLLIENGGGYDDFMTTLAKSSNTKADTINVVDLSGLDTGGSDEFNEHVFYSYPTMVKLVADVADRLGALDSADKSTFQQNADALTEKLQDLESQTAAVKKTVDGDEVAYTEPVPGYLFDAMGLDNVTPDDFSEAIEEGDDVPPAALNATLKLFTSGEAKLLAYNEQTSSPETEQVQQAAEDADVPVVGVTETLPKGEDYVSWQQANIDAVKAALTK encoded by the coding sequence ATGCACTCCCGTCGCTTCCTCGCCCTGCCGCTCGTCGCCGGTGCCGCCGCGCTCGCCCTGACCGGCTGCGCGAACTCCTCGTCCTCGTCCTCGTCGTCGGACGACGGCGGCGTCGTGACCGTCGTCGCGTCGACGAACGTCTACGGCTCGATCGTCGAGACCATCGGCGGTGACCGCGTCGACGTCACCAGCATCCTCGACGACCCCTCGCAGGACCCGCACTCCTTCGAGTCGAGCGCCAAGACGCAGCTCGCCGTGTCGAAGGCCGACCTGCTCATCGAGAACGGCGGCGGGTACGACGACTTCATGACGACCCTCGCGAAGTCGTCGAACACGAAGGCCGACACGATCAACGTCGTCGACCTGTCCGGGCTCGACACGGGCGGCTCCGACGAGTTCAACGAGCACGTGTTCTACAGCTACCCGACCATGGTGAAGCTCGTCGCCGACGTGGCCGACCGTCTGGGTGCGCTCGACAGCGCGGACAAGAGCACCTTCCAGCAGAACGCCGACGCGCTCACCGAGAAGCTGCAGGACCTCGAGTCGCAGACCGCCGCGGTGAAGAAGACGGTCGACGGCGACGAGGTCGCCTACACCGAGCCGGTCCCGGGCTACTTGTTCGATGCGATGGGCCTCGACAACGTCACGCCCGACGACTTCTCCGAGGCGATCGAGGAGGGCGACGACGTCCCGCCGGCCGCCCTCAACGCCACCCTCAAGCTGTTCACAAGCGGTGAGGCGAAGCTCCTCGCCTACAACGAGCAGACCTCGAGCCCGGAGACCGAACAGGTGCAGCAGGCCGCCGAGGACGCCGACGTCCCGGTGGTCGGTGTGACGGAGACGCTCCCGAAGGGGGAGGATTACGTCTCGTGGCAGCAGGCGAACATCGACGCGGTGAAGGCGGCACTGACGAAGTGA
- a CDS encoding PTS transporter subunit EIIC: MSTAAPTDVPEKKTPKKQSKLFANAQRLGRSLLLPIAVMPAAGILLRLGQADMLGAIPGFSQGATIIAAAGNGVFTWLPLLFAVGIAIGWAKKSDGTTALAAVVGYMVMYQVFAAMSPIVLAGVKDANGDQATINFGVLGGIVMGLVSAVLWQKFHRTKMPDFLGFFSGRRLVPILTAVAGLVIAVVMSFFYRYFDIALTAAGQAVADNAVLGGGVFGFVNRMLIPIGLHQLLNFFPWFQLGSFTTGGVTYHGDIARFLAGDPTAGIFQTGFFPIMMFALPAGALAIWRNAKPQNRKLVGGIMLSAALTSFVTGITEPLEYSFMFVAFPLYIIHAVLTGTSLALVNALGIHDGFSFSAGAIDYVLNFGKADGAIWLIPIGLAYAVVYYFLFSFVIKKWNLRTPGREDDTTIAENTIDAATKP, from the coding sequence ATGAGCACCGCTGCCCCCACGGACGTGCCGGAGAAGAAGACGCCGAAGAAGCAGAGCAAGCTCTTCGCCAACGCGCAACGACTCGGTCGCAGTCTGTTGCTCCCGATCGCGGTCATGCCCGCGGCCGGCATCCTGCTCCGCCTCGGTCAGGCCGACATGCTCGGCGCCATCCCCGGCTTCTCGCAGGGCGCGACGATCATCGCCGCCGCGGGCAACGGTGTGTTCACCTGGCTCCCGCTGCTCTTCGCGGTGGGCATCGCGATCGGGTGGGCGAAGAAGTCCGACGGCACCACGGCCCTCGCCGCCGTCGTCGGCTACATGGTCATGTACCAGGTCTTCGCCGCCATGTCGCCGATCGTGCTCGCGGGTGTGAAGGACGCGAACGGCGACCAGGCGACGATCAACTTCGGCGTCCTCGGCGGCATCGTGATGGGCCTCGTCTCCGCCGTGCTCTGGCAGAAGTTCCACCGCACGAAGATGCCCGACTTCCTCGGGTTCTTCTCGGGTCGTCGTCTCGTGCCGATCCTCACCGCGGTCGCCGGTCTCGTCATCGCCGTCGTGATGTCGTTCTTCTACCGCTACTTCGACATCGCCTTGACCGCCGCCGGCCAGGCCGTCGCCGACAACGCCGTCCTCGGTGGTGGCGTGTTCGGGTTCGTCAACCGCATGCTCATCCCGATCGGTCTGCACCAGCTGCTCAACTTCTTCCCGTGGTTCCAGCTCGGCAGCTTCACCACGGGCGGCGTCACCTACCACGGCGACATCGCGCGCTTCCTCGCCGGCGACCCGACCGCGGGCATCTTCCAGACCGGCTTCTTCCCGATCATGATGTTCGCGCTGCCGGCCGGTGCCCTGGCGATCTGGCGGAACGCCAAGCCGCAGAACCGCAAGCTCGTCGGCGGCATCATGCTCTCGGCCGCGCTGACCTCGTTCGTCACCGGCATCACCGAGCCGCTCGAGTACTCGTTCATGTTCGTGGCGTTCCCGCTCTACATCATCCACGCGGTCCTCACCGGCACGTCACTGGCGCTGGTGAACGCTCTCGGCATCCACGACGGGTTCTCGTTCTCGGCGGGAGCGATCGACTACGTGCTCAACTTCGGCAAGGCCGACGGGGCGATCTGGCTCATCCCGATCGGTCTCGCGTACGCGGTCGTCTACTACTTCCTCTTCAGTTTCGTGATCAAGAAGTGGAACCTCCGCACCCCCGGGCGCGAGGACGACACGACGATCGCCGAGAACACCATCGACGCGGCGACCAAGCCGTAG
- a CDS encoding glucose PTS transporter subunit EIIB has translation MADIKAADIIAALGGTDNIDEVEGCITRLRVEVEDGDLVDKDALKAAGAQAVVGGGTGWQVIVGPIADNLAQDIQDEL, from the coding sequence ATGGCTGACATCAAGGCTGCCGACATCATCGCCGCACTCGGCGGAACCGACAACATCGACGAGGTCGAGGGCTGCATCACGCGCCTCCGCGTCGAGGTGGAGGACGGCGACCTCGTCGACAAGGACGCACTCAAGGCCGCCGGCGCCCAGGCCGTCGTCGGTGGCGGCACCGGCTGGCAGGTCATCGTCGGCCCGATCGCCGACAACCTCGCGCAGGACATCCAGGACGAACTGTGA
- a CDS encoding PTS sugar transporter subunit IIA, with translation MTVVRTPFAGPVVALADVPDPVFAEQLVGAGVALDPSGIDGTVTAVAPVDGTIVKLHPHAFAMQGAAGTDVLVHVGIDTVKLKGEGFSLLAAEGDTVSAGDPIVRFDPAAITAAGYSPVVPVVVLGSTPDSVPQDAVGSTVAAGAALFEV, from the coding sequence GTGACGGTCGTCCGCACGCCGTTCGCCGGACCGGTCGTCGCACTCGCCGACGTGCCGGACCCGGTGTTCGCCGAGCAGCTCGTCGGCGCGGGGGTCGCACTCGACCCGTCCGGCATCGACGGGACGGTCACCGCGGTGGCGCCGGTCGACGGCACCATCGTCAAGCTGCACCCGCACGCGTTCGCGATGCAGGGCGCCGCGGGCACCGACGTCCTCGTGCACGTCGGCATCGACACCGTGAAGCTCAAGGGCGAGGGGTTCTCCCTGCTCGCCGCCGAGGGCGACACCGTCAGCGCCGGGGACCCGATCGTGCGCTTCGACCCGGCGGCCATCACCGCGGCCGGCTACTCCCCCGTCGTACCCGTGGTCGTGCTCGGGTCGACGCCCGACTCGGTCCCGCAGGACGCCGTCGGCAGCACCGTCGCTGCCGGTGCTGCCCTGTTCGAGGTCTGA
- a CDS encoding GntR family transcriptional regulator, which translates to MPSRITEGAEPKHQQLRRILLDLITTRLAPGAAIPSERQLIAEYGVSRITVREALGQLVNEGHLERVRGKGTFVANRPMQSTLHLASFTEEMRAMGHVPTTVVLVREERLPPEDTVAALHLAEGEPAYHLKRLRMADGAPVSVDDAWLTADVFPGLLDHDLSGSVYSIAAEVYGRPIDRAQQTVAANPAVDEIATLLGTKTGAPLLEFDRVSYSGTRAVEHARSWYRSDRYRVQMEVTAARLTA; encoded by the coding sequence TTGCCGAGCCGCATCACCGAGGGTGCTGAACCGAAGCACCAGCAGCTGCGGCGGATCCTGCTCGACCTCATCACGACCCGGCTCGCCCCGGGCGCGGCCATCCCGTCGGAGCGGCAGCTCATCGCCGAGTACGGCGTCTCGCGCATCACCGTCCGGGAGGCCCTCGGCCAGCTCGTCAACGAGGGGCACCTCGAGCGCGTCCGCGGCAAGGGCACCTTCGTCGCCAACCGTCCGATGCAGTCGACGCTGCACCTGGCCTCGTTCACCGAGGAGATGCGCGCGATGGGCCACGTGCCCACCACGGTCGTGCTCGTCCGCGAGGAGCGGCTCCCGCCCGAGGACACCGTGGCCGCGCTGCACCTCGCCGAGGGGGAGCCGGCGTACCACCTCAAGCGTCTGCGGATGGCGGACGGCGCCCCGGTCTCGGTCGACGACGCCTGGCTGACGGCCGACGTCTTCCCCGGGTTGCTCGACCACGACCTGTCCGGGTCGGTGTACTCGATCGCGGCCGAGGTCTACGGGCGCCCGATCGACCGCGCGCAGCAGACGGTCGCGGCGAACCCGGCGGTGGACGAGATCGCGACGCTGCTCGGCACGAAGACCGGAGCGCCGCTGCTCGAGTTCGACCGGGTGTCGTACTCCGGCACCCGTGCAGTCGAGCACGCCCGGAGCTGGTACCGGTCGGACCGCTACCGGGTGCAGATGGAGGTCACGGCGGCGCGGCTCACCGCCTGA
- a CDS encoding GNAT family N-acetyltransferase has protein sequence MVHQLLVPQQEIRTGRLVLTPVTPADIDAVHELFSDARTWTHLPAGRHVSRAETQDLVQRKIGGRVRYGLGSWVARSAASGAFLGLGGVDRTAGGVWNLGYRFAPEHHGHGYATELARAAVDAARDVHPELPVTARVLVNNPASARVLARVGLTQVWQGPSSAAGPDGAACQVWSDRALADAQRDWLVANS, from the coding sequence ATGGTCCACCAGCTGCTCGTCCCGCAGCAGGAGATCCGGACGGGTCGCCTGGTGCTCACCCCCGTGACGCCCGCGGACATCGACGCCGTGCACGAGCTGTTCTCCGACGCCCGCACGTGGACGCACCTGCCCGCCGGACGCCACGTCTCGCGGGCGGAGACGCAGGACCTCGTGCAGCGGAAGATCGGCGGCCGGGTGCGGTACGGGCTGGGCTCGTGGGTCGCCCGCTCGGCGGCGTCCGGCGCGTTCCTCGGCCTCGGCGGGGTCGACCGCACCGCGGGCGGCGTCTGGAACCTCGGGTACCGCTTCGCGCCGGAGCACCACGGGCACGGGTACGCGACCGAGCTGGCCCGCGCCGCCGTCGACGCCGCTCGTGACGTGCACCCCGAGCTGCCGGTGACGGCACGCGTGCTGGTGAACAACCCCGCCTCGGCACGGGTGCTCGCCCGCGTCGGGCTGACCCAGGTGTGGCAGGGGCCGTCGAGCGCTGCCGGTCCGGACGGGGCCGCGTGCCAGGTCTGGAGCGACCGGGCGCTCGCGGACGCGCAGCGCGACTGGCTCGTCGCCAACAGCTGA
- a CDS encoding dihydrolipoamide acetyltransferase family protein produces the protein MAVAEFPLPDVGEGLTEAEIVQWRVAPGDEITVDQVLVEIETAKSLVELPSPFSGTVTGLLVAEGDTVEVGKPIIRVESDAAAVDQPGGPAPVADAAPVAQAPAPAAPAPAPTSAAAAPAPAAPAPAAPAPAVPAQAAAVPAPAAAPAVPAPAATPAPAQVAVDAAVVGTDEGSGAVLVGYGSATSAPSRRKPGARRAAAVAAEASRASSREADLDLVTDDGEATTADAVAAQGRRPARPSMPSASALQVMAKPPIRKLAKDLDVDLTTVVATGLAGEVTRDDVIRHAKQASVFRNIETPEWGGVRQETIPVKGVRKAIATAMTTSAFTAPHVSLFVDVDATRTMEFVKRLKDSPTFAGVKVSPLLIMAKAVIWAVRRNRSVNSSWTDREIIVHHFVNLGFAAATPRGLLVPNIKDAQDMSLLELAKALEEMTLTARDGKTSPAQMADGTITITNIGVFGMDTGTPILNPGEVAIVAMGTIKPKPWVVDGDVRSRMVTTIGASFDHRVVDGDVASRFVHDVASVIEEPALLLD, from the coding sequence GTGGCCGTCGCCGAATTCCCCCTGCCCGACGTGGGGGAGGGCCTGACCGAGGCCGAGATCGTCCAGTGGCGCGTCGCCCCCGGCGACGAGATCACCGTGGACCAGGTGCTCGTCGAGATCGAGACCGCGAAGTCCCTCGTCGAGCTGCCGTCGCCGTTCTCCGGCACCGTGACCGGACTGCTCGTCGCCGAGGGCGACACGGTCGAGGTCGGCAAGCCGATCATCCGCGTCGAGTCCGACGCCGCTGCCGTCGACCAGCCGGGAGGCCCGGCACCCGTCGCCGACGCCGCTCCCGTCGCGCAGGCCCCGGCTCCGGCTGCCCCCGCACCGGCTCCCACGTCGGCCGCGGCCGCTCCGGCCCCCGCCGCGCCTGCCCCCGCTGCTCCGGCCCCGGCTGTTCCGGCTCAGGCCGCTGCCGTCCCCGCACCCGCCGCCGCTCCCGCTGTTCCGGCTCCGGCCGCAACACCGGCACCCGCGCAGGTCGCGGTCGACGCCGCTGTGGTCGGCACGGACGAGGGCTCCGGCGCCGTCCTAGTCGGCTACGGCTCCGCCACTTCCGCACCGTCCCGTCGCAAGCCGGGCGCCCGCCGGGCCGCGGCGGTCGCGGCCGAGGCGAGCCGCGCCTCCAGTCGGGAGGCCGACCTCGACCTGGTGACCGACGACGGTGAGGCCACCACCGCCGACGCCGTGGCCGCGCAGGGCCGTCGTCCCGCGCGTCCCTCGATGCCGAGCGCCTCGGCGCTGCAGGTGATGGCGAAGCCGCCCATCCGCAAGCTCGCGAAGGACCTGGACGTCGACCTGACCACGGTCGTCGCCACCGGACTGGCCGGCGAGGTCACGCGCGACGACGTCATCCGGCACGCCAAGCAGGCGAGCGTGTTCCGCAACATCGAGACCCCGGAGTGGGGCGGCGTCCGCCAGGAGACCATCCCGGTCAAGGGCGTCCGCAAGGCCATCGCGACCGCCATGACGACCTCGGCGTTCACCGCGCCGCACGTCTCGCTGTTCGTCGACGTGGACGCGACCCGCACGATGGAGTTCGTCAAGCGCCTCAAGGACTCCCCGACGTTCGCCGGCGTCAAGGTCTCGCCGCTGCTCATCATGGCGAAGGCCGTGATCTGGGCCGTGCGCCGCAACCGCTCGGTGAACTCGTCGTGGACCGACCGCGAGATCATCGTCCACCACTTCGTGAACCTCGGCTTCGCCGCGGCCACCCCGCGCGGGCTCCTCGTGCCGAACATCAAGGACGCGCAGGACATGTCGCTCCTCGAGCTCGCGAAGGCCCTCGAGGAGATGACCCTCACCGCCCGAGACGGCAAGACCAGCCCGGCGCAGATGGCGGACGGCACGATCACGATCACGAACATCGGCGTGTTCGGCATGGACACCGGGACCCCGATCCTCAACCCGGGCGAGGTCGCGATCGTCGCCATGGGCACGATCAAGCCGAAGCCGTGGGTCGTCGACGGGGACGTCCGCAGCCGCATGGTGACCACGATCGGCGCCTCCTTCGACCACCGTGTCGTGGACGGCGACGTGGCATCGCGCTTCGTGCACGACGTCGCCTCGGTCATTGAGGAGCCGGCGCTGCTGCTCGACTGA
- a CDS encoding alpha-ketoacid dehydrogenase subunit beta: MAKALNAGLAKAMEADDKVLLMGEDIGRLGGVFRITEGLQDRFGADRVRDTPLAESGIVGTAIGLALRGYRPVIEIQFDGFVWPAFNQITSQLAKMANRLPAHMSLPIVIRIPYGGHIGAIEHHQESPEAYFAHTPGLRVVSPSTPNDAYWMIQEAIASKDPVVFFEPKSRYWPKGQVDLVDGHVPMHTTRVARTGTEVTLVGHGAMVATLMQAADIAEAEGTSCEVVDLRSISPIDWEPLLASVRKTGRLVVAQEDSGFISVGSEIAATVAERAFYTLQAPPLRVSGFDIPFPQSKLEHFHLPDADRVLEAVDRALAY, from the coding sequence ATGGCCAAGGCGCTCAACGCCGGCCTGGCCAAGGCCATGGAGGCGGACGACAAGGTCCTGCTGATGGGCGAGGACATCGGCCGCCTCGGCGGCGTCTTCCGCATCACCGAGGGCCTGCAGGACCGCTTCGGCGCCGACCGCGTGCGGGACACCCCGCTCGCGGAGTCCGGCATCGTCGGGACCGCGATCGGCCTGGCCCTGCGCGGCTACCGTCCCGTGATCGAGATCCAGTTCGACGGCTTCGTCTGGCCGGCGTTCAACCAGATCACCTCGCAGCTGGCGAAGATGGCGAACCGGCTGCCGGCGCACATGTCGCTGCCGATCGTCATCCGCATCCCCTACGGCGGCCACATCGGTGCCATCGAGCACCACCAGGAGAGCCCGGAGGCGTACTTCGCGCACACCCCGGGCTTGCGCGTCGTCAGCCCGAGCACCCCGAACGACGCGTACTGGATGATCCAGGAGGCGATCGCGTCGAAGGACCCGGTCGTGTTCTTCGAGCCGAAGTCGCGCTACTGGCCGAAGGGCCAGGTCGACCTGGTCGACGGGCACGTCCCGATGCACACGACGCGCGTCGCCCGCACCGGCACCGAGGTCACCCTCGTCGGACACGGCGCGATGGTCGCGACCCTCATGCAGGCGGCGGACATCGCCGAGGCAGAGGGCACGAGCTGCGAGGTCGTCGACCTGCGCTCGATCTCGCCGATCGACTGGGAGCCGCTGCTCGCCTCGGTGCGCAAGACCGGCCGTCTGGTCGTCGCGCAGGAGGACTCCGGCTTCATCAGCGTCGGCAGCGAGATCGCCGCGACCGTCGCCGAGCGGGCGTTCTACACGCTGCAGGCGCCGCCGCTGCGGGTCTCCGGGTTCGACATCCCGTTCCCCCAGTCGAAGCTCGAGCACTTCCACCTGCCGGACGCCGACCGCGTCCTCGAGGCCGTCGACCGCGCCCTCGCCTACTGA